In Anaerobacillus isosaccharinicus, one genomic interval encodes:
- the trpE gene encoding anthranilate synthase component I: MKSLSLAQFLTSAKEFKTIPFTSHFFADTLTPIQIFHQLEHDAVFLLESKDEQSPWSRFSFIGLAPKFYLIEKQNQFQFLNAKKEVLFSLSTFKEAFQEALSFLKVKEVELPIPFRGGAVGAITYDAIEVIEPVLSNGNSDENEKMSFVFCETILAYDHHKKELFLLHHVNITGDETKERLKEVYYEAINKVEKIIHKVSEANVSSKLYQPPLDEDVSFRNVRSNYEKEMFLEHVEKIKDYIRAGDVFQAVLSQRFEVDISVTGLELYRVLRMINPSPYLFYLKINEVEVVGSSPERLVQIQDGHVEIHPIAGTRKRGNSKEEDEALAIDLLQDEKERAEHYMLVDLARNDVGRVASFGSVKVPVLMEIGKFSHVMHMISKVTGNLDEAVHPIDALFSSFPAGTVSGAPKIRAMQILNELEPTKREYYAGAIAYLGFDGNIDSCIAIRTMVIRGNKAFVQAGAGIVADSVPEKEWEETRNKAKALIKAISVAEKMFAKEKKGAVNNV, encoded by the coding sequence ATGAAAAGCCTATCATTAGCACAATTTTTAACATCCGCCAAAGAGTTTAAAACAATTCCTTTTACTTCCCATTTTTTTGCAGACACTTTAACCCCAATTCAAATTTTTCATCAACTTGAGCATGATGCTGTATTTTTATTAGAAAGCAAAGATGAACAGTCCCCATGGTCAAGGTTTTCTTTTATTGGTTTAGCACCAAAATTTTATTTAATAGAGAAGCAAAATCAATTTCAATTTTTAAATGCAAAAAAAGAAGTATTATTTTCTCTTTCAACTTTTAAGGAGGCATTTCAAGAAGCGCTTTCTTTTCTGAAAGTAAAAGAAGTAGAGCTGCCAATTCCTTTTCGTGGTGGAGCAGTTGGAGCTATAACGTATGATGCGATAGAAGTCATTGAACCCGTTCTAAGTAATGGGAATAGCGATGAAAATGAAAAAATGAGCTTTGTCTTTTGTGAAACAATCTTAGCTTATGATCATCATAAAAAAGAATTATTTCTCCTTCACCACGTTAATATTACAGGTGATGAAACAAAAGAGCGGTTAAAAGAAGTGTATTACGAGGCTATTAATAAGGTAGAAAAGATTATTCATAAAGTTTCTGAAGCAAACGTGTCGTCTAAACTTTATCAACCGCCCCTTGATGAAGACGTCTCGTTTAGGAATGTCAGGTCAAATTATGAAAAAGAAATGTTTTTAGAGCATGTCGAAAAAATCAAAGACTACATTCGTGCTGGTGATGTATTTCAAGCGGTCCTTTCACAACGGTTTGAAGTTGATATTTCAGTCACTGGGTTGGAGCTTTACCGAGTACTCAGAATGATAAACCCTTCCCCTTATTTATTTTATTTAAAAATAAATGAGGTCGAAGTTGTTGGAAGTTCTCCTGAGAGATTGGTGCAAATTCAAGATGGCCATGTTGAAATTCATCCTATTGCAGGAACGAGAAAACGTGGGAATTCAAAGGAAGAAGATGAGGCTCTTGCGATAGATCTTTTACAAGATGAAAAAGAACGAGCGGAGCATTATATGTTAGTAGATTTAGCAAGAAATGATGTTGGACGTGTCGCTAGTTTCGGTTCAGTTAAGGTTCCTGTCCTTATGGAAATCGGGAAGTTCTCACATGTGATGCACATGATTTCAAAGGTAACAGGAAATCTTGATGAAGCAGTTCATCCAATTGATGCTCTATTTTCGTCTTTTCCAGCTGGAACCGTTTCTGGGGCACCAAAAATTAGAGCGATGCAAATTTTGAATGAGTTAGAACCAACGAAACGAGAGTATTATGCAGGGGCTATCGCCTATTTAGGTTTCGACGGTAACATCGATTCCTGTATTGCTATTCGGACGATGGTGATCAGAGGAAACAAAGCCTTCGTGCAAGCAGGAGCTGGAATTGTCGCTGATTCGGTACCTGAAAAAGAGTGGGAAGAAACTCGTAATAAAGCAAAAGCTTTAATTAAAGCGATTAGCGTTGCGGAAAAAATGTTTGCTAAGGAAAAGAAGGGGGCTGTAAACAATGTTTAA
- the aroH gene encoding chorismate mutase: protein MVRGIRGAITVTNNDEKEILIATERLLKEVIIKNQIDPSLVAHVMITVTEDLNATFPAKALRSFSDWTYVPVMCSREIPVQNSLPMCIRVMLTVNTDVAQEEIKHIYLERAVNLRPDLRLTDPSRQV from the coding sequence ATGGTTAGAGGAATACGTGGTGCGATTACTGTTACAAATAATGATGAGAAGGAAATTTTAATTGCCACAGAACGGTTATTGAAAGAAGTTATCATCAAAAATCAAATTGATCCGAGTTTAGTTGCACATGTAATGATTACCGTTACTGAGGATTTAAACGCAACCTTTCCTGCAAAGGCTTTACGTTCTTTTTCTGACTGGACGTATGTACCTGTTATGTGTTCACGGGAAATTCCAGTTCAAAATAGTTTACCTATGTGTATTCGCGTCATGCTTACAGTTAATACGGACGTTGCACAAGAGGAGATTAAACATATCTACTTAGAAAGAGCAGTAAACTTAAGACCAGACTTAAGGTTGACAGATCCGAGTCGACAAGTGTAA
- the aroB gene encoding 3-dehydroquinate synthase: METMLIETSTKQYPLYIGENIRFEIGTLLGTLLKTQVTSILIITDEKVAPLYLEDIKNSLSAFNKVFEYIIPSGEASKSFQMFYDIQGFALEKGLDRRSLIIALGGGVVGDLAGFVAATFMRGIPFVQVPTTLLAHDSSVGGKVAINHPLGKNMIGAFYQPEAVIYDTKTLQSLPEHEWRSGFAEVLKHGFIWDEQFLLWLKENIHSFSQIKGPLAEELLVRSISVKKAVVKEDETEKGIRAFLNFGHTLAHAIETKLGYGKITHGEAVVIGMVFALKVSEDHYKIDLNVPSIINWFKKYKYDVSLPSELVVSELIETMKKDKKSEEGIVRMVLLNEIGKVEVVSVSEDRLKILLSDFDTL, translated from the coding sequence ATGGAAACAATGCTTATTGAGACAAGTACGAAGCAATATCCACTTTACATTGGAGAAAATATTCGCTTTGAGATAGGAACTCTCTTAGGAACTCTTTTAAAAACTCAAGTTACGTCGATATTAATTATTACTGATGAGAAAGTTGCGCCGTTGTATCTAGAAGATATCAAAAACTCACTAAGTGCTTTTAACAAAGTTTTTGAATACATCATTCCTAGTGGTGAAGCATCTAAATCATTTCAAATGTTTTATGATATTCAAGGTTTTGCTCTCGAAAAAGGACTTGACCGCCGTTCCCTTATCATCGCCCTAGGTGGAGGTGTTGTTGGTGATTTAGCCGGCTTTGTTGCAGCGACGTTTATGAGAGGAATTCCATTTGTTCAAGTTCCTACAACGTTACTTGCGCATGACAGCAGTGTAGGTGGAAAGGTTGCCATTAACCACCCCTTAGGCAAAAATATGATAGGTGCCTTTTACCAGCCAGAAGCGGTTATTTATGATACGAAAACATTACAATCATTACCTGAACATGAATGGCGATCAGGCTTTGCTGAAGTATTAAAACATGGATTTATCTGGGATGAACAATTCTTACTTTGGCTAAAAGAAAATATTCATAGCTTTTCACAAATAAAAGGCCCATTAGCAGAGGAATTACTAGTTAGATCCATTTCAGTAAAAAAAGCAGTTGTGAAAGAGGATGAAACAGAAAAAGGAATTCGAGCTTTTTTGAATTTTGGCCATACTTTAGCACATGCAATCGAAACAAAGCTTGGATATGGGAAAATTACTCATGGTGAAGCTGTTGTAATTGGAATGGTGTTTGCTCTTAAAGTAAGTGAAGATCATTACAAAATAGATTTAAATGTACCAAGCATTATAAACTGGTTTAAGAAATATAAATATGATGTATCGCTGCCTTCAGAATTAGTCGTTTCGGAACTCATTGAAACGATGAAAAAAGACAAAAAATCAGAAGAAGGTATTGTTCGCATGGTTTTATTGAATGAGATTGGAAAAGTAGAGGTCGTTTCAGTTTCAGAAGATCGATTAAAAATATTATTAAGCGATTTTGATACTTTATGA
- the aroC gene encoding chorismate synthase, producing the protein MRYLTAGESHGPQLTTIIEGVPAHLTLETEDINFDLARRQKGHGRGRRMQIEKDQVKIMSGVRHGKTTGAPITLVVENDDWKHWTKIMGIEPLDESLSEEDVKRKITRPRPGHADLVGAMKFNHRDMRNVLERSSARETTVRVAAGAVAKKILSTFGIKVGSHVLEIGGVKADDTNYASIEELQEKTESSPVRCLDRVAEQKMMAAIDQAKNDGDSIGGIVEVVIEGVPAGIGSYVQYDKKLDAKIAGAVMGINAFKGVEVGIGFEAASKPGSQVHDEILWDEKDGYTRRTNNMGGFEGGMTNGMPIVVRGVMKPIPTLYKPLQSVDIETKEVFEASIERSDSCAVPAAAVVAEAVVAWEVAVALLDKFGSEFIEEIGENIERYEERVKNF; encoded by the coding sequence ATGAGATATCTAACTGCAGGCGAGTCACACGGCCCACAATTAACTACGATAATAGAAGGGGTTCCTGCCCACTTAACTTTAGAAACAGAAGACATTAATTTTGATTTAGCAAGGCGCCAAAAAGGTCATGGGCGTGGTAGAAGAATGCAAATCGAGAAAGATCAAGTAAAGATTATGAGCGGTGTAAGACATGGGAAAACAACAGGTGCACCGATTACATTAGTTGTTGAAAATGATGATTGGAAGCATTGGACTAAAATAATGGGGATTGAACCTTTGGATGAGTCTTTAAGTGAAGAGGATGTTAAACGAAAAATCACTAGACCACGTCCTGGTCATGCAGACTTAGTAGGTGCAATGAAATTTAATCATCGTGATATGCGAAATGTCTTAGAAAGATCTTCTGCAAGAGAGACAACAGTTCGTGTTGCCGCTGGAGCTGTTGCAAAGAAGATATTATCTACGTTTGGAATTAAAGTTGGGAGCCACGTATTAGAAATTGGTGGTGTGAAAGCTGATGATACCAATTATGCGTCTATTGAGGAGCTCCAAGAGAAAACGGAGAGCTCTCCTGTTCGATGTTTAGATCGTGTAGCAGAACAGAAAATGATGGCAGCCATCGATCAAGCAAAAAATGATGGCGATTCAATTGGTGGAATAGTTGAAGTTGTCATTGAGGGTGTACCTGCGGGCATAGGGAGTTATGTTCAATACGACAAAAAGTTAGATGCGAAAATTGCTGGTGCAGTGATGGGCATTAATGCTTTTAAAGGTGTAGAAGTTGGAATTGGCTTTGAAGCTGCTAGTAAACCTGGAAGTCAGGTCCATGATGAAATTCTTTGGGATGAAAAAGATGGCTATACGCGTAGAACGAACAATATGGGTGGATTTGAAGGTGGAATGACAAATGGGATGCCAATTGTTGTCCGTGGTGTTATGAAACCAATTCCAACCCTTTATAAGCCGTTGCAGAGTGTTGATATTGAGACAAAGGAAGTTTTTGAAGCGAGTATCGAGCGATCAGATAGTTGTGCTGTTCCTGCAGCAGCTGTTGTTGCTGAAGCTGTTGTCGCTTGGGAAGTAGCTGTAGCGTTATTAGATAAATTTGGATCTGAATTTATTGAAGAGATCGGTGAAAATATCGAACGCTATGAGGAACGGGTGAAAAATTTCTAA
- a CDS encoding CheR family methyltransferase, giving the protein MDDYQGFIQSIKNKTGIDLSLYKEAQMKRRLTSLKDKRGFKDFTSYFQAMIKSQELFEEFLERMTINVSEFYRNPKRWEVLENKILPRLLKSNKRLKIWSAACSTGEEPYTLAMILSKLVPSGGFSIVASDLDRAILERAKAGIYTDRSTKDVPKDMFDKHFINDGMGFRVKEDLKKMITFKQGNLLSDKFDTNYDLIVCRNVMIYFTEEAKHDLYHKFSKALRIDGVLFVGSTEQIFNPSEYGFETEDTFFYKRNK; this is encoded by the coding sequence ATGGATGATTATCAAGGGTTTATTCAAAGTATAAAGAATAAAACAGGAATAGATTTGAGTTTATATAAAGAAGCGCAAATGAAACGAAGGTTAACTTCTTTAAAAGATAAACGTGGTTTTAAAGATTTTACTAGTTATTTTCAAGCGATGATAAAAAGCCAAGAACTTTTTGAAGAATTTTTAGAAAGAATGACGATCAACGTTTCAGAATTTTACCGTAATCCAAAGCGTTGGGAAGTGTTAGAAAATAAAATACTACCACGCTTATTGAAATCAAATAAAAGGCTAAAAATTTGGAGTGCTGCTTGTTCTACAGGAGAAGAGCCATATACGCTTGCGATGATCTTATCTAAATTAGTACCATCTGGTGGCTTTTCGATCGTTGCATCTGACTTAGATCGAGCGATACTAGAAAGAGCTAAAGCAGGTATTTATACAGATCGTTCTACGAAAGATGTTCCAAAAGATATGTTTGATAAACACTTTATTAACGATGGCATGGGTTTTCGAGTAAAAGAAGATCTAAAGAAGATGATTACTTTTAAACAAGGAAACTTACTATCGGACAAGTTTGATACTAATTACGATTTAATTGTCTGCCGAAATGTTATGATATATTTTACTGAAGAAGCTAAACATGATTTATATCATAAATTTAGTAAGGCGTTACGGATAGACGGTGTATTGTTCGTAGGGAGTACAGAACAAATTTTTAACCCAAGTGAGTATGGATTTGAAACAGAGGATACATTTTTTTATAAAAGGAATAAATAA